DNA from Nitrospira sp.:
ATTCGTGCGGCGCGAACTCTCTTGCTGTTGGCCTTTGGAGCACACAAGGCCGAGGTCGTCGCCAAATCCTTAGAAGGACCGTTGAGCGCTTTCATACCTGCCTCGTCCATTCAGTTACATCCCAACGTCGTCCTCGTGCTTGACCGTGAAGATGTACGCAGGCCGCTCAAGACGGTCTTCCAATAAGGCCACTTTTTCCCCGAGTGCTAAGTTTTCCTCGCGGTCACGAGATGGGCCGACAATGGGAACGCCACTCGTCCATCCGCAGTAGCGTAGGGACTGAGAGCCTGCTCAGCTGCCTCTACTATGCGGCTGATCTGGTCCTCGGTTAGCAGTACTCCCATGACCGGCAACCAGCCCCTCAGATCGGCTTCGACCATGGTCTGAATGCTGGGGAACTGAGCAGTCCCTTGATGAGTCATAATTTTGGCTGAGGTTACCTCGACCTCCGAAAATAACTTGGCGAGAGTTTTCCGATTGCCGAGCACGAATGGTGCGAGCAGGGCATCGGCCGCTTGCCGACCGGCCATTTGTTCCAGTAGCGCTACCTCAGACGCATACGCCGGTATGTTGTCGAGCGAGTCCCAGATCGCCACAGCCAACCGTCCTCCTGGCGCCAGGACGCGAAGCATCTCGCGAAGGGCCCGGCGGCGATCCGCAAAGAACATGAGGCCGAACTGACTCACAACAGCGTCGAAAGACCGGTCTGGGAACGGTAGTGATTCTGCCATTCCCTCTCGCCACTCGATCGTTGGTGCGAGCTGTCTGGCAACTGAAACCATTCCAGGACTCGAGTCAATCCCCACGACATGCCCGGTTGATCTCACCCGCGAGGCGGCTTCACGCGCAAGAATTCCGGTACCGCATGCAACGTCGAGTACTCGTTGACCAAACTGGATTTGCGCGGCATCCGCGACTTTCGGGGCCCACTGCCCGAAGAGTGCCGGCACGAACAGCGCTTCATAAGCGTTCGCCGCGTCGACTTGAGCCTGTAACGTGGGCTCGCTCATGTCGTGCTTACGTCCCAAACTGTCTGACCATGTGCTCTCTGGTTCCGTATAAACTACGTACTTAGTGTCTTCGCCGAAACACACGGTTTTCGTACGTTAAGGGATTGAGCGATTCAAGAACAGTTAGCGGTTGCTTTCAGCGGCCACTCTTGGAGGAGCGACCAGATTGTCGATACGGCTCACTCACTGTGATTATCTTTCTTTTTTCGGCGATGGTCCGGAGATCACCGATTCGACGATCCCATCGCGTCCTATTCTTCCTTGGTCATCATCCGTCTCGGCTTCAAGGCCCCAGTGGCGTAGGCCAATTGCAGTGCCTCCTCTGGCCAAGCGAGCCGTTGCGCTGGCGTCGCCACCAGCGTTGCCGAAAGCAGGCTCTGATCACTAGCGTCCCAATGCTCCGCTTGTATCTCCCCTGAAGCCCCCTCACATTTGTTCGCCATGTCAGCGATCTCCCTTTCGCCTGTGGATTGCCTCCAGCTCCTCAACGTCTGCCAAGTCCATCGGTTTGTCGGCACTCACCCACACAATTCGAACATCCCTGATTTATTTCTTCTTTAGCCGACCTTTTCCTGATTTTGGCCTATGCTTCTTTGAGTGAGATCTTGATCCTTGAATGAGCCCCGCAATATCGGTCCAAAGCTCTGGCATATCGAGAGCACCAGCCATTCCACGAACCTCTCTGCGAATTCGCCTGACATCCAGCTTCGGATTAGAAGTCACGATCACGCGGATATCCTGAAGGTCCTGAGGGCGGTGCGCAACAGCCTTCATGACAATCAGGTCTTCCGGGGCAACCACGGGAACGACAAGATCATCAATCTTGACGCCTATCGCATGCTCAATCGCATATCGTTCGAACGGTAATCGTCCGAGCGCGATGTCGACGCTGACACCGCTTTCAGAATGCTCGAGAAGAAGGACGGCGTTCCGCCGCGCGAATGCAATCGCGTCCGATATTCGTGGATACAAGCCTTCCACTGCCGCTAACTTGACGAAGCGGTTCAGATGCCGTTCATCCAGCAAGACCGCAACATCAACGTCTTCCGTTGCCCTTGCTTGTCCGTGGATACTAGCAGCGACCCCTCCGATAATTATGCCGGGGACATCAGACGTTTTGAAAAGAGTGCAGAGAGAGCGAATGGCAGGAGCAAGGGAAGCGAAGGAGGACGGATTTACAAGGTCGTGGTCTTTAGTTGTAGCCACCGACGTCTGACCTCTTGTTCAGACTCCTGCTTGAGTGCTTTCATCCGAGGAAGAAGGCCCAATCCAGCGGCGATCCGGTAGGCAGCATCCATTTTCTTGAATTTTATCTCCAGTGGAGTATGCCGCAACTCGTCCGCGATAATTTGATTAACGGCACGCCAGCGATTGCGATAGGCCTGCGCTTCTTTCTTTGTCATTTCACCGATGTCTTCGCCGACTTGCCGGCTTGCAGATACTGATCGATCCCCGCCGCCATTTTGCGGCCTTCGGCGATGGCCCAGACGATGAGTGACGCGCCGCGTTTGGTGTCGCCGCCGGCGAAAACGCCGTCGAGGTTGGTCATGAAGCTCTCGTCCACTGATACCGCCCCGCGCGCGTCATACTTCACACCCAGATCGTCGAGCAGGCCGTTCTTGACCGGACCGGTGAACCCCATGGCCAGCAGCACGAGATCAACGTTCATCTCGAATTCGGTCCCCGGCATCGATACAAACTTTCCACTTTCGAACTTGACACGGTTTGCATGTAATTTTGTGACGTGGCCATTGTGGCCGGTAAACTTCGTCGTGGACACACTCCATTGCCGGTCGCAGCCCTCCTCGTGAGCGTGCGATGTGCGCAGTTGCATCGGCCAGAGCGGCCAAGGGGTCGATTCGGCCCGCTGCGTCGGCGGTTCCGGCAGCAATTCAAATTGATGCGCTTCGACACAGCCTTGACGGTGCGCGGTGCCGAGGCAGTCGGACCCGGTATCACCTCCACCGATGATGACCACTCGTTTACCCTTCGCTGTAATCGGCTCGTCGCTGAGAGGAATGCCCGCCGTCCGCTTATTCTGCTGGGTGAGATACACCATGGCCGGATGCACACCCTTCAGCTCGCGCCCCGGGATCGCCAACTCGCGGGCCTGCTCAGCACCGAGGGTCAGTCCGACAGCATCGAACTGTTTGCGCAGCTGTTCGCCGGTGATGTCTTTGCCCACCGTGACGCCTGTTTGAAACTTCACCCCTTCGACCTTCAGCTGTTCCAGCCGTCTGTCGATGACCCACTTCTCCATCTTGAAGTCGGGAATGCCGTAACGGAGTAACCCGCCGATCCGATCGGCTTTTTCGAAGAGCGTCACGTCGTGGCCGGACCGAGCCAGCTGCTGCGCGGCAGCGAGTCCAGCCGGACCGGAACCGACAATCGCCACCGATTTCCCGGTTTTCACGACCGGCAGAATCGGCGTGACGAGTCCGTCGTTGAACCCGCGATCGACGATGTTCCATTCAATGATGCGGATTGCAACCGGATCTTCATTGATGCCGAGCACGCAGGCTCCCTCGCAGGGCGCTGGACAGAGCCGACCGGTGAACTCGGGGAAATTGTTCGTCGTATGAAGCGCTTTGAGGGCATCCTTCCATCGCCCGCGATAGACCAGATCGTTCCACTCCGGGATCAGATTGATCACGGGACAGCCGGTGTTGCCTTGGCAAAACGGCACCCCGCAATCCATGCAGCGCGCGCCCTGGGTTTTCAGTTTCTCCTCGGAGATCGGTTCGTACATCTCCTTCCAATCGAGCACACGCAGCTCGATCGGCTTGCGCTTCGGGCCCTCTCGGGTATATTTCATGAAACCCTTTGGATCACCCATTTCTTCAGTCCTGAGTGCTGAGAGTTGAGTGCTGAGTGAAAATCAGGATCTCAGCACTTTCTTGCTTAGCACTTATTCAATGCACCGCGCTCGCCTTGCGCTTCCGTTCTTCCAAGACTCGCTTGTAATCCACCGGCATCACCTTCACAAACTTCGGCAAGATGGCCTCGAATGTATCGAGGACTTGCTTGGCCTTTCGGCTACCCGTGTACATGAAGTGCTTTGCGATCAGATCATGCAGGAGCCGCTTATCTTCGGCCGTCGTCACCGCTTCCAACTCGACCATCCCGGTGTTGCAGCGGCTCTGGAACGTCCCAAGGTCGTCCAGCACGAACGCCACTCCCCCGGACATGCCGGCCGCGAAGTTACGCCCGGTCCTGCCGAGCACCACGACTACGCCACCGGTCATGTACTCACAACCGTGATCGCCCGTCCCTTCGACGACGGCATGCGCCCCGCTGTTCCGCACGGCAAACCGTTCACCCGCCATTCCGTAGAAATAGGCCTCGCCTTGCGTTGCTCCATAGAGTGACGTATTGCCGATCAAAATCGTCTCTTCAGGATGATAAAGAATGTTCTTCGGCGGGAAGACAATGATCTTGCCGCCGGACAATCCCTTGCCGATGTAATCATTGGACTCGCCTTCCAATGTCAGCGTGATACCTTTCGCAAGGAAGGCTCCGAACGATTGACCGGCCGAGCCGGCGAACCTAATTGAAACCGTGTCTTCCGGCAACCCGTCCGGCCCGTACGTCTTCACGATCTTGCTCGAGAGCACCGTGCCGGTCGTGCGGTTGATGTTCCTGATCGGGAGCTCGAGCCTGACCTTCTCACCCTTCTCGATCGCAGCCTTGCAGAGTTCGACGAGCTTGTTGTCGAGGATGTCGGCGAGACCATGGTCCTGCTTCTGCACACAATAGCGCGGCACATCCGCCGGGACATCAGGAGCCGTCAGCAGTGGCGTGAGATTCAACCCCTTCGCTTTCCAGTGGTCAACGGCTTTCGTGGTCTTGAGCTTGTCGACACGGCCGACCATCTCGTTGATCGTCCGGAAACCTAGCCTTGCCATCAGCTGCCGTGCTTCTTCGGCCACGAAGAAGAGATAGTTCACGATGTATTCCGGTTTGCCGTCGAACTTCTTGCGTAATTCCGGATCCTGCGTCGCAATACCGACGGGGCAGGTGTTCAGATGACACTTGCGCATCATGATGCAGCCTTCGACGATCAGCGGCGCTGTCGCGAATCCATATTCCTCTGCCCCAAGCAAGGTGGCGATGACGACGTCGCGGCCGGTCTTCATCTGGCCATCGGTCTCGACTCGGATGCGGCCGCGTAGGTCGTTGAGAACCAGCGTTTGATGAGTTTCCGCCAGACCCAGCTCCCACGGGATCCCGGCGTACTTGATCGATGCCAATGGGGACGCGCCCGTGCCACCCGAATCGCCGCTGATGAGCACCTTGTCCGCATGGGCCTTGGCGACACCGGCTGCGACCGTGCCGACGCCGACCTCCGCCACCAGTTTCACGGAGACACCGGCATCCGGATTGGAATTCTTCAAGTCGAAGATGAGCTGGGCTAAGTCCTCGATCGAATAGATGTCGTGATGCGGCGGCGGCGAAATCAGTTGTACGCCGGGCGTGGCATAACGGAAGCGCGCGATGTTCTCGTCCACCTTGTGTCCCGGCAGCTGGCCGCCTTCGCCGGGCTTGGCTCCCTGCGCCATCTTGATCTGCAACTCCCGCGCGTTGATGAGGTAATGGGCCGTGACTCCGAATCGGGCCGAGGCCACCTGCTTGATGTAGCTGTTCTTCGAATCACCGTTCGGCAAGGGTGTGAACCGCTCCGGATCCTCACCGCCTTCCCCCGTGTTGCTCTTGCCGCCGAGCCGGTTCATGGCAATCGCGAGCGTTTCATGCGCTTCCTTGCTGATCGACCCGAACGACATCGCGCCCGTGTTGAAGCGCTTGACGATGTCTTTCGCTGGCTCCACTTCTTCGATAGGAATCGACTGCGGCGCGAACTTGAAATCGAGCAGGCCGCGCAGGTTTGACCGCCGTTGACTCTCGTCGTTGACGAGTTGAGCGAATTCGGCGTAGGTCTTCGCGTCGTTCGCGCGACTGGCATGCTGCAGTTTATAGATTGTTTCCGGATTCCAGTTATGGTGCTCGCTCTGAATGCGGTAGTGGACCTCTCCGCCGAAATCCAGTTGGCGGATCGCCGCCGGTTCGTAAGCAGTGAGGTGTCGGCGTAGCGTTTCTTCACCAATATCGCGAATCCCGACTCCTTCGATGCGCGACGCCGTGCCG
Protein-coding regions in this window:
- a CDS encoding methyltransferase domain-containing protein encodes the protein MSEPTLQAQVDAANAYEALFVPALFGQWAPKVADAAQIQFGQRVLDVACGTGILAREAASRVRSTGHVVGIDSSPGMVSVARQLAPTIEWREGMAESLPFPDRSFDAVVSQFGLMFFADRRRALREMLRVLAPGGRLAVAIWDSLDNIPAYASEVALLEQMAGRQAADALLAPFVLGNRKTLAKLFSEVEVTSAKIMTHQGTAQFPSIQTMVEADLRGWLPVMGVLLTEDQISRIVEAAEQALSPYATADGRVAFPLSAHLVTARKT
- a CDS encoding nucleotidyl transferase AbiEii/AbiGii toxin family protein, whose amino-acid sequence is MATTKDHDLVNPSSFASLAPAIRSLCTLFKTSDVPGIIIGGVAASIHGQARATEDVDVAVLLDERHLNRFVKLAAVEGLYPRISDAIAFARRNAVLLLEHSESGVSVDIALGRLPFERYAIEHAIGVKIDDLVVPVVAPEDLIVMKAVAHRPQDLQDIRVIVTSNPKLDVRRIRREVRGMAGALDMPELWTDIAGLIQGSRSHSKKHRPKSGKGRLKKK
- a CDS encoding glutamate synthase subunit beta; its protein translation is MGDPKGFMKYTREGPKRKPIELRVLDWKEMYEPISEEKLKTQGARCMDCGVPFCQGNTGCPVINLIPEWNDLVYRGRWKDALKALHTTNNFPEFTGRLCPAPCEGACVLGINEDPVAIRIIEWNIVDRGFNDGLVTPILPVVKTGKSVAIVGSGPAGLAAAQQLARSGHDVTLFEKADRIGGLLRYGIPDFKMEKWVIDRRLEQLKVEGVKFQTGVTVGKDITGEQLRKQFDAVGLTLGAEQARELAIPGRELKGVHPAMVYLTQQNKRTAGIPLSDEPITAKGKRVVIIGGGDTGSDCLGTAHRQGCVEAHQFELLPEPPTQRAESTPWPLWPMQLRTSHAHEEGCDRQWSVSTTKFTGHNGHVTKLHANRVKFESGKFVSMPGTEFEMNVDLVLLAMGFTGPVKNGLLDDLGVKYDARGAVSVDESFMTNLDGVFAGGDTKRGASLIVWAIAEGRKMAAGIDQYLQAGKSAKTSVK